A genomic region of Haemorhous mexicanus isolate bHaeMex1 chromosome 14, bHaeMex1.pri, whole genome shotgun sequence contains the following coding sequences:
- the RAP2C gene encoding ras-related protein Rap-2c, translating into MREYKVVVLGSGGVGKSALTVQFVTGTFIEKYDPTIEDFYRKEIEVDSSPSVLEILDTAGTEQFASMRDLYIKNGQGFILVYSLVNQQSFQDIKPMRDQIVRVKRYEKVPLILVGNKVDLESEREVLSAEGRALAQEWGCPFMETSAKSKTMVDELFAEIVRQMNYASLPEKQDQCCTTCIVQ; encoded by the exons ATGCGGGAGTACaaggtggtggtgctgggcagcGGGGGGGTGGGGAAGTCCGCCCTGACGGTGCAGTTCGTCACCGGGACCTTCATCGAGAAGTACGACCCCACCATTGAGGACTTCTACCGCAAGGAGATCGAGGTGGACTCGTCTCCGTCGGTGCTGGAGATCCTGGACACGGCGGGCACCGAGCAGTTCGCCTCCATGCGCGACCTCTACATCAAGAACGGGCAGGGATTCATCCTCGTCTACAGCCTGGTCAACCAGCAGTCCTTCCAG GACATCAAGCCGATGAGGGACCAGATTGTCCGGGTGAAGAGATACGAGAAAGTTCCTCTGATCCTGGTGGGGAATAAAGTGGATCTGGAGTCGGAGAGGGAAGTCCTGTCTGCAgaaggcagagccctggctcaGGAGTGGGGCTGTCCCTTCATGGAGACGTCAGCCAAGAGCAAAACGATGGTGGATGAACTGTTTGCTGAGATCGTCAGGCAAATGAACTATGCCTCCCTGCCTGAAAAACAAGATCAATGTTGTACAACTTGCATCGTCCAGTGA